One window of Amaranthus tricolor cultivar Red isolate AtriRed21 chromosome 11, ASM2621246v1, whole genome shotgun sequence genomic DNA carries:
- the LOC130826922 gene encoding BEL1-like homeodomain protein 1, whose product MMATYFHGGSEIQAAAAGAAGGGDNNLQTLYLMNPNLIAAYSEAQTPSNMLFLNPANALSQANLHAPPPPPPQQQQFIGIPLSGPHPHPHPSEDHSRPSPTSSGSLQYHQNHQIVPAAALHGLSVSRVHPNLWSPVGNPSPSQTGPISSSGSGQDMADQMGLRRPVTAQGLSLSLSPGQQQQHQNQSQVTVAGGSDGVILGSKYLKPVQELLEEVVNVRGNKKGTGTGSGNDFTSTNNNNNGENPIGELSGVHKEKSKAVATPREQSSVGDDEGASHGGSGGGGGGGGSSSAGNKKASSSADLSTAQRQELQMKKAKLLNMLDEVEQRYRQYNTQMQVVVSSFEQAAGIGSAKLYTSLALKTISKQFRCLKDAIMSQIKATSKSLGEEDSNSNTTGVKLEGSSGSRLKFVDHQLRQQRMLQQLGMMQHNAWRPQRGLPERAVSVLRAWLFEHFLHPYPKDSDKHMLAKQTGLTRSQVSNWFINARVRLWKPMVEEMYLEELKTQEQNSANSEENNNNNKINTTSMKHDTSTTKEPVPHDHQHHQDQGNTAIIQQGGDHTTNDMISNLSAMSTTSTQGFTLIGSSSDMDSFIARSPKKQRSNSDMQNSPSSILSMDMEMKPIDHHQRHSFLMSNHGDASATGFNPYLINDIAGRFNPDQMTAHPYHGNTVSLTLGLPHCENLSLGNHQQNFLPNQGIQLGRRLDVGGTETDFCGISMAQPSHPNNGYENIDIQNPKRFAAHQLYDFVA is encoded by the exons ATGATGGCAACATACTTTCATGGAGGTTCAGAAATCCAAGCAGCAGCAGCAGGAGCAGCAGGAGGAGGAGATAATAACCTACAGACACTCTACCTTATGAACCCTAACTTGATTGCTGCTTATTCTGAAGCGCAAACACCTTCTAACATGCTCTTTCTCAACCCTGCCAACGCGCTTTCACAAGCTAATCTTCACGCGCCTCCTCCTCCACCGCCTCAACAGCAGCAGTTCATTGGAATTCCTCTAAGTGGACCCCATCCCCATCCTCATCCTTCTGAAGATCACAGCCGTCCATCTCCAACTTCATCAGGTTCACTTCAATATCATCAGAACCATCAGATCGTCCCTGCTGCTGCTTTGCATGGGTTATCAGTTTCCAGAGTCCACCCAAATCTTTGGAGCCCCGTTGGGAATCCGAGTCCTTCTCAAACCGGCCCAATATCATCTTCTGGGTCCGGTCAAGACATGGCTGATCAGATGGGCCTCCGTAGGCCAGTAACTGCTCAAGGCCTATCCTTAAGTTTATCACCCGGACAGCAACAACAACATCAGAACCAGAGTCAGGTCACAGTAGCGGGTGGGTCTGATGGAGTTATACTCGGATCCAAGTACTTGAAACCGGTCCAAGAGTTGTTAGAGGAAGTGGTGAATGTTAGAGGTAATAAAAAGGGTACTGGTACTGGGAGTGGAAATGATTTCACtagtactaataataataataatggggAAAACCCAATTGGTGAGCTGAGTGGGGTCCACAAGGAGAAGTCGAAAGCCGTCGCCACCCCTCGAGAGCAATCGAGTGTTGGTGACGACGAGGGAGCGAGCCATGGCGgtagtggtggtggtggtggtggtggagggaGTAGTAGTGCAGGGAATAAGAAGGCATCATCATCAGCAGACTTAAGTACTGCTCAAAGACAAGAACTTCAAATGAAGAAGGCCAAATTGCTAAACATGCTTGATGAG GTGGAACAAAGATACAGGCAATACAACACACAGATGCAAGTAGTAGTTTCATCATTCGAACAAGCAGCAGGAATAGGTTCAGCAAAACTGTACACTTCCCTAGCATTGAAGACAATTTCAAAGCAATTTAGATGCCTAAAAGATGCAATCATGTCACAAATCAAAGCAACAAGCAAGAGTTTAGGGGAAGAAGACAGTAATAGTAATACAACAGGTGTAAAACTGGAAGGCAGTAGTGGTTCCAGATTGAAATTCGTGGATCACCAGCTTCGACAGCAGCGGATGTTACAGCAGCTTGGCATGATGCAGCATAACGCCTGGCGCCCCCAGCGCGGTTTACCTGAGCGTGCTGTTTCCGTTCTTCGTGCTTGGCTCTTTGAACACTTCCTTCACCC ATACCCCAAAGACTCGGATAAACACATGCTGGCTAAACAGACAGGGCTTACAAGAAGCCAG GTATCGAATTGGTTTATCAATGCTCGAGTTCGTCTATGGAAGCCAATGGTGGAGGAAATGTACTTGGAGGAACTCAAGACTCAAGAGCAAAACAGTGCCAATTCGGaggaaaacaacaacaacaacaaaattaacaCCACCAGCATGAAACACGACACCTCCACAACCAAGGAACCGGTCCCACATGACCACCAACACCACCAAGATCAGGGAAACACCGCCATAATTCAACAAGGCGGCGACCACACAACCAACGACATGATATCCAATTTATCAGCAATGTCCACCACATCAACACAAGGTTTCACTCTTATTGGTTCATCATCTGATATGGACTCATTCATAGCAAGAAGCCCCAAGAAACAAAGAAGCAATTCTGACATGCAAAATTCTCCTAGTAGTATCCTCTCTATGGACATGGAAATGAAACCAATTGATCACCATCAAAGACACTCTTTTTTGATGTCTAATCATGGGGATGCATCAGCAACAGGTTTTAATCCTTACCTAATTAATGATATTGCAGGAAGATTTAACCCTGATCAGATGACCGCGCACCCATATCATGGGAACACGGTCTCTCTGACTTTAGGTCTTCCGCATTGCGAAAACCTATCACTTGGAAATCATCAACAGAATTTTCTTCCAAATCAAGGGATTCAATTGGGAAGGCGACTCGACGTTGGAGGTACTGAGACTGATTTTTGTGGGATTAGCATGGCTCAACCTTCACACCCTAATAATGGGTATGAAAATATTGATATACAAAACCCTAAGAGGTTCGCTGCTCATCAGCTTTATGATTTCGTTGCTTGA